A stretch of Acidobacteriota bacterium DNA encodes these proteins:
- a CDS encoding sulfatase, whose protein sequence is MSLAGRRQALCWLLIAFSGTFVGCIGGGKGVEPPTYACADCNVVLVSLDTLRADRLGTYGHSRPTSPNIDALAARSTVFERAYSVSYHTADSHMSVFTSTYPSVHLVRNAAKGGGRALDEVVPTLAELLQGAGYSTAGFHGGGNVSPLYGFDRGFEHYVNGDMDDALAWLRQAPAEPFFLFFHAYYTHDPYTPETLAFGQDYEGDIVSRRDELLAMTENGSFLELRDTFWEQVDSSDPQDLEHLLALYDSEIREIDARFGELLTAIEALPGETLIVLMSDHGEEFFEHGRFLHDQLYDELLHVPLVVHHPSAPPRRVSTRVSLIDLAPTVLEMVGAELPASFQGESLVAVAEGQRVPEFVFSEKLRRLPGDAGPPGRGLSAYSLVQDEVKLILRGEPEVYDLESDPGEQENLGRESRELRRLVALGKQIARDNQAQREVMGIGGAGAEAALDDETRDQLKALGYLQ, encoded by the coding sequence ATGTCGCTCGCTGGTCGCCGCCAGGCGCTCTGTTGGCTGCTGATTGCGTTCTCCGGAACCTTCGTCGGCTGTATCGGCGGCGGGAAAGGGGTGGAGCCGCCAACTTACGCCTGTGCCGACTGCAACGTCGTCTTGGTGTCCCTGGACACCCTGCGGGCGGATCGTCTCGGGACCTACGGCCACTCGCGGCCGACTTCGCCCAACATCGATGCCCTGGCGGCCCGCTCGACGGTCTTCGAGCGCGCCTACAGCGTGTCGTACCACACCGCCGACTCGCACATGTCGGTGTTCACTTCGACCTATCCTTCGGTCCATCTGGTACGCAACGCCGCCAAGGGCGGAGGGCGGGCCCTCGATGAGGTGGTTCCGACCCTCGCCGAGCTGCTGCAAGGGGCCGGCTATTCGACCGCCGGTTTCCACGGTGGCGGCAATGTCTCGCCCCTCTACGGCTTCGATCGCGGCTTCGAGCACTACGTCAACGGCGACATGGACGACGCCCTGGCCTGGCTGCGGCAGGCTCCCGCGGAGCCCTTCTTTCTCTTTTTCCACGCCTATTACACCCACGATCCCTACACGCCCGAGACCTTGGCCTTCGGTCAGGACTACGAGGGCGACATCGTGAGCCGGCGAGACGAGCTGCTGGCGATGACCGAGAACGGCAGCTTTCTCGAGCTCAGGGACACCTTCTGGGAGCAGGTGGATTCGTCCGATCCGCAGGATCTTGAGCACCTGTTGGCGCTCTACGACAGCGAGATTCGCGAGATCGACGCGCGTTTCGGTGAGCTGTTGACGGCGATCGAGGCCTTGCCCGGCGAGACCCTGATCGTGCTGATGTCGGACCACGGGGAAGAGTTCTTCGAGCACGGTCGCTTCCTGCACGATCAGCTCTACGACGAGCTGCTCCACGTGCCCCTGGTGGTGCACCACCCGAGCGCACCGCCGCGACGGGTTTCGACTCGCGTCAGCCTGATCGACTTGGCGCCGACGGTGCTCGAGATGGTGGGCGCGGAGCTGCCAGCAAGCTTTCAAGGAGAGTCCCTGGTGGCGGTGGCCGAGGGCCAGCGTGTGCCGGAGTTCGTCTTCAGCGAGAAGCTGCGTCGCCTGCCGGGGGATGCCGGTCCGCCGGGCCGCGGTCTGTCGGCCTACTCCCTGGTTCAGGACGAGGTCAAGCTGATCCTGCGTGGCGAGCCCGAGGTCTACGACCTCGAGAGCGATCCTGGGGAGCAGGAGAATTTGGGCCGAGAGAGCCGGGAGCTGCGCCGCCTCGTCGCCCTCGGCAAGCAGATCGCGCGCGACAACCAGGCCCAGCGCGAGGTCATGGGCATCGGCGGCGCCGGGGCCGAGGCCGCCCTCGACGATGAGACCCGCGATCAGCTCAAGGCCCTCGGCTACCTGCAATAG
- a CDS encoding sulfatase: MKPLRQGACRLLAAALLALFGTACQEPPDQSLIILCIDTLRADHVGVYGYDRDTTPNLDRMSRAGAVFDDVIAQSNWTVPATASILTSLYPSQHGAGLRGDVRHLGQERPLPMAGEVQNLGEILSAAGLRTALLSANPYLYGPFKEGFDLAQVGRTDATSLTDRAIEWLRIAPDKPHFLYLQYIDLHQPLEPPEPYFDYFEVPYTSVRGDQHVNWGYPRQEDLDNRAFRSYKAHKIALYDGALRYVDAEIGRLLAALEELGLDDSTLVMVTSDHGEEFWDHAEIGRQLGGDPRDIWGIGHGHSMFRELLQVPWILTGSGIQEGQRIPCPARQLDIAPTALALLGLEIPTEMQGVALDPHLRAANPVDCTPLPQIAESPAYGPDSQSVTWKGRKLIRRFDGVELLYDLRQDAAERSPLTPSQDLPIAGLQALIDRELAEPTAAPEGEPAAYDAETEAQLRALGYL, encoded by the coding sequence ATGAAGCCGCTCCGCCAGGGCGCTTGCCGCCTTCTCGCCGCCGCCCTGCTGGCCCTTTTCGGGACCGCTTGCCAAGAGCCTCCCGACCAGTCCCTGATCATCCTCTGCATCGACACCTTGCGGGCCGATCACGTCGGGGTTTACGGCTACGACCGGGATACGACGCCCAACCTCGACCGGATGAGTCGCGCGGGCGCCGTCTTCGACGACGTCATCGCGCAGTCCAACTGGACCGTGCCGGCGACTGCCTCGATTCTGACCTCTCTCTATCCTTCGCAGCACGGCGCGGGCCTGCGCGGCGACGTGCGCCATCTCGGCCAGGAGCGACCACTACCGATGGCGGGAGAGGTTCAGAACCTCGGGGAGATTCTCTCCGCGGCCGGTCTGAGGACCGCCCTGCTGTCGGCGAATCCCTATCTCTACGGTCCCTTCAAAGAGGGCTTCGACCTCGCCCAGGTCGGCCGCACCGACGCCACCTCCCTCACCGACCGCGCCATCGAATGGCTGCGGATCGCTCCCGACAAGCCTCACTTCCTCTACCTCCAGTACATCGATCTGCATCAGCCGCTGGAGCCTCCGGAGCCCTACTTCGATTACTTCGAGGTGCCCTACACCAGCGTGCGCGGCGACCAGCACGTCAATTGGGGCTACCCGCGTCAGGAGGATCTCGACAACCGCGCCTTCCGCAGCTACAAGGCGCACAAGATCGCCCTCTACGATGGTGCCCTGCGCTACGTCGACGCCGAGATCGGACGCCTGCTGGCGGCCCTCGAAGAGCTCGGCCTCGACGACTCGACGCTGGTGATGGTGACCTCCGACCACGGCGAGGAGTTCTGGGACCATGCCGAGATCGGGCGTCAGCTCGGCGGCGACCCGCGGGACATTTGGGGCATCGGCCACGGCCACTCGATGTTCCGTGAGCTGCTCCAGGTGCCCTGGATTCTCACCGGCTCCGGAATCCAGGAAGGCCAGCGCATTCCCTGCCCGGCTCGACAGCTCGACATCGCCCCGACGGCTCTGGCACTTCTCGGCCTCGAGATTCCAACGGAGATGCAAGGCGTCGCCCTCGACCCGCACTTGCGCGCCGCGAACCCGGTCGACTGCACTCCCTTGCCTCAGATCGCCGAATCGCCGGCCTACGGACCGGACAGCCAATCGGTGACCTGGAAGGGTCGCAAGCTGATTCGTCGTTTCGACGGCGTCGAGCTGCTCTACGACCTGCGCCAGGATGCCGCCGAGCGAAGTCCTCTCACGCCCTCTCAGGATCTGCCCATCGCAGGCCTCCAGGCCTTGATCGACCGCGAGCTGGCGGAGCCGACGGCGGCTCCCGAAGGCGAGCCGGCGGCCTATGACGCCGAAACCGAGGCTCAGCTCCGAGCCCTGGGCTATCTCTAG
- a CDS encoding sulfatase produces the protein MVPTRSPRQRRHAVLGWALTGALLAGLGCQQETAPPSGPSVLLISLDTFRADGLGALRRGPSITPELDRFAADSIVFRHAIAPMAFTLPSHMSMFTGLNPGAHGVSTEKDRLTAALVTLPEILQEAGYRTSGLVTNDWLKADFGFGRGFDSYSRLRHRLTYADRLNREALDKLPRDPERTPFFLFLHYMDPHSDFTQVANNQLPYYAPPEFRSAGPAGEGFCDPQGNCATQYLLQADRDQRPLPAAEIDAIRRQYEDGLRYLDAELGRLFQELRRRGLYERMLIVLTSDHGEEFREHGRFLHSQVYEETVAVPLVVKLPEGRLKGRQIPHVVRLIDLLPTITDLLGLASPPDLQGRSLVPLIENGDWDGLPALSQDKLRRSRFSLRTRRFKVIHDFQDGHTELFDLLEDPAELEDLSQARPGLTERLRDRLQQEVRDNRRRFNALPQDTGEEDSQLSPEERERLKSLGYL, from the coding sequence ATGGTCCCGACCAGGAGTCCTCGGCAGCGCCGTCACGCAGTCCTCGGCTGGGCTCTCACCGGCGCCTTGCTCGCCGGCCTCGGCTGCCAGCAGGAGACGGCGCCCCCGAGCGGACCGTCGGTTCTGCTGATCTCCCTCGACACCTTTCGCGCCGATGGCCTCGGCGCCCTGCGCCGGGGACCGTCGATCACCCCCGAGCTCGACCGTTTCGCCGCCGACAGCATCGTCTTCCGCCACGCCATCGCTCCGATGGCCTTCACCCTGCCGTCGCACATGTCGATGTTCACCGGTCTCAACCCCGGCGCTCACGGGGTCTCGACCGAGAAGGATCGCCTGACGGCAGCCCTGGTCACCCTGCCCGAGATTCTGCAGGAGGCTGGGTACCGCACCAGTGGCCTGGTGACCAACGACTGGCTCAAAGCGGACTTCGGCTTCGGCCGCGGCTTCGACAGCTACAGCCGCTTGCGACATCGCCTGACCTACGCCGATCGGCTCAACCGCGAGGCCCTCGACAAGCTGCCCCGCGACCCCGAGCGCACCCCCTTCTTCCTCTTCCTGCACTACATGGACCCGCACTCCGACTTCACCCAGGTGGCCAACAACCAGCTGCCCTACTACGCACCACCGGAGTTCCGTTCGGCGGGACCGGCGGGGGAAGGCTTCTGCGACCCGCAAGGCAACTGCGCCACCCAGTACCTGCTGCAGGCCGATCGTGACCAGCGACCGCTACCGGCCGCGGAGATCGACGCCATTCGTCGTCAGTACGAAGATGGCCTGCGCTATCTCGACGCTGAGCTCGGACGGCTGTTTCAGGAGCTACGACGCCGCGGCCTCTACGAGCGCATGCTGATCGTCCTGACCTCCGACCACGGCGAGGAGTTTCGAGAGCATGGCCGCTTCTTGCACAGCCAGGTGTACGAGGAAACGGTGGCCGTGCCACTGGTCGTCAAGCTCCCGGAGGGCCGTCTCAAGGGGCGCCAGATACCCCACGTCGTGCGGTTGATCGATCTGCTGCCGACGATCACCGACCTCCTCGGCCTGGCATCGCCCCCGGACCTGCAGGGACGCTCCTTGGTTCCGCTGATCGAGAACGGCGATTGGGACGGCCTGCCGGCGCTCAGTCAGGACAAGCTACGGCGCAGCCGTTTTTCCTTGCGCACCCGGCGCTTCAAGGTGATCCACGACTTCCAGGACGGCCACACCGAGCTGTTCGATCTGCTCGAAGATCCGGCGGAGCTGGAAGATCTCTCGCAGGCTCGCCCCGGGTTGACGGAGCGGCTGCGCGACCGCCTGCAGCAAGAAGTGCGCGACAACCGCCGGCGCTTCAACGCCCTGCCGCAAGACACCGGCGAGGAGGACAGTCAGCTCAGCCCGGAAGAGCGCGAACGGCTGAAGAGCCTCGGGTATCTCTGA